Proteins encoded within one genomic window of Trichomycterus rosablanca isolate fTriRos1 chromosome 7, fTriRos1.hap1, whole genome shotgun sequence:
- the slc52a3 gene encoding solute carrier family 52, riboflavin transporter, member 3-A — MSLYIHILSCVFGLGSWVAVNGMWVELPLIVNILPEGWDLPSYLTVIIQLANIGPLLVTLVHKLCPGRLPEKLVIYPVLTLGVLACILLTAFWNDTTIFLGKPRSTAFFLLTFFLSLVDCTSSVTFLPFMMQLPNKYITSYFIGEGLSGFLPGLVALAQGVGMSKCVKTYQTNFSEPVLENFTVITEYLPPNCSTEVFFSILVLMMMVSLGAFILLNRVPRTFKLSTKYLVSESDTVVSVSEALENQATSNPRKKSQERDKENQPLPLKEKAYFSGYELVFIYSMVLWVNCTTNGLLTSVQTFSCMPYGNLAYHLSASLSTLANPVACIIAMFFPKRSLVLLGVLCLLGTGFGGYNMTMAAMSPCPLLQDSILGETLIVLSWVFFTGLMSYVKVMVGVILRDQSHIALVWCGAAVQAGSLVGSLVMFPLVSIHHLFKSGDICNIQCPL; from the exons ATGTCTCTATATATCCATATATTGTCCTGTGTGTTTGGACTTGGCTCCTGGGTGGCCGTTAATGGCATGTGGGTCGAGCTGCCACTGATTGTCAATATCCTCCCAGAAGGATGGGATTTACCCTCCTACCTTACAGTCATCATCCAGCTGGCTAATATTGGGCCTCTTCTTGTTACCCTTGTCCACAAGCTGTGTCCAGGACGACTACCTGAGAAACTGGTGATTTACCCAGTGCTAACCCTTGGTGTGTTAGCATGCATCCTTCTGACAGCCTTCTGGAATGACACAACCATTTTTCTTGGCAAACCAAGAAGTACAGCATTTTTCCTTCTCACATTCTTTCTGTCCCTGGTAGACTGCACGTCTTCAGTCACCTTTCTGCCATTTATGATGCAACTCCCAAACAAATATATCACTTCTTATTTTATTGGTGAAGGATTAAGTGGATTTTTGCCAggactggtagctttggcacaaGGAGTTGGGATGTCCAAGTGTGTCAAAACGTACCAGACCAACTTCTCAGAACCTGTGCTGGAAAACTTCACTGTGATCACTGAGTACCTGCCTCCCAACTGTAGCACAGAGGTCTTTTTCTCCATTCTAGTGCTCATGATGATGGTAAGTCTGGGTGCTTTCATTTTGCTTAACCGAGTTCCTCGGACCTTCAAACTATCCACCAAATATCTGGTATCTGAATCGGACACTGTGGTGTCAGTTAGTGAAGCTCTGGAAAACCAAGCAACAAGTAATCCCAGGAAAAAAAGCCAGGAACGTGATAAAGAAAACCAACCCCTACCACTAAAAGAAAAGGCATACTTTTCTGGTTATGAACTCGTTTTCATTTACAGCATGGTTCTTTGGGTAAATTGCACAACCAATGGGCTGCTGACATCAGTACAGACGTTCTCTTGCATGCCCTATGGAAATTTGGCCTATCACCTCTCAGCTTCCCTGTCAACACTTGCTAACCCAGTGGCCTGCATTATTGCCATGTTCTTTCCAAAACG ctCACTGGTGTTGCTAGGTGTCCTTTGTTTGCTGGGTACTGGTTTTGGTGGGTACAACATGACAATGGCTGCCATGAGTCCCTGCCCGTTACTGCAAGACTCAATACTAGGAGAAACTCTAATT GTGCTCTCATGGGTTTTCTTCACCGGCTTGATGTCCTACGTGAAGGTGATGGTTGGGGTTATTCTAAGGGATCAGAGCCATATTGCCCTGGTGTGGTGTGGAGCTGCAGTGCAGGCTGGATCTTTGGTGGGATCCCTCGTTATGTTTCCCCTGGTTAGCATCCATCATCTTTTCAAGTCAGGAGATATCTGCAACATCCAGTGTCCATTATGA